TGCTTGCGTGTGACGACCACATTGGCACCATTGTAGCGTCCGTTCTGACGTACTTTGTAGTAGGTGTGAAAATATTCTTTTGGACAGTCTGGCCAGCAGCGAAAGGTTTTTCTTTCCTGACCAATGTATTCAACTTCAGGGACAGCTTGAACTGCGCGCTTGATGCACTCTTGATTAGTCATTAGAGACTCGAAAGGAATTTCGCTGCGAATGATTCGAGCGCGATCGCAGCCGGACGCTATTAAAAGTAAAAAGATAAGAGCATTATTTAATCTCAACATCTTGTAATTAGAAAACAGAATAATGTTTGTGTATAGCTAATATTTAGTTAAAGTAAGGTCGTGATTGGATGGTAAATGACCTCAAAAACTAACAAACAAATTGCAACTACAATCGGTGTCTTCGGCCTTGCCATTTTTATAGCAATTCTATGGTGGAATCTGTATGGCGTTAAATACGTCGAGAAGGCAAAAGAGTCCGAACTTCGCACGATTATGGCATCTGTGGTGACCGCTGAGCGAGCCTATTTCGAAGAATACAAGAAATTCTCTTCGGATCTAAAAGCCATTGGTTATTCTGCAGAAGGAAATCTAAGATCGACAATTTATCTAAAGCCAGAAGATATTCCTGTAGGTTTGAGGGAAGAGCTATCAGAATCGGACATTCCATTCGTTCGCGATGATGATTATCAGATACTGGGAGTCTTAAAAGATAATCACAGAATTTCCTTCTGGACTCAGCGAAAGGGTGATGAGCCCAAAAAGGTAAAAAGTGTTCAACCTCATTAAACCCATAGAAGTGCGCTGTAGGAATTGCCAACATGTTGGCGTTTCAAAAATTAACAACAGCTATCGAACTGTTTGTGTTTTACTATTGGTAGTAGCGATTCTTGGAATGACATTACCCCAGTTGAATTTCGGATTAACAGTGAGCAGGAAAGTCTGGGTATTGGAAACAATTTGGTTTCTGCCATTAGTGGCTACTTTTGCCGCATTTTTTTCTCCAAATGCGCATAGTTGCGAAAAATGCGGGTCCACTTTTTTAAGGGAAGTGTAGTGTTGGTTGAGAGGATATATGATTAAGGTAAAAGATTTCTTTATCCGGTTTTCGTATTTGATTTTCGCTGTGATTATTCTCTGCGTGGGATTTTCCTATGGCGCCTTTCGGAAGCATTATATAGAGACTGCCAGTCGAGCCACAGGGCTGATCGTGGAAGTGAATCATCCCGGACGGAGTTGCTACCAAACTTATGAGTTTGCATATGGTGATAAGAAATATGTCGGGACAAGTAAGTGTGGTGCGTTTGCCAAGGTAGGCGATTCGGTAGAGATACTTTATCGGTTAAATGGCGACGAGATACAAGACTATCAGGTTAAGGAAGATTCAAACCCTTGGGATGTATTTTATCTGAGTCTTGTCGTCGCCGTTGTTGTAATTCTTTTTCAATGGATGGTCTTGATAAAGAAGAAAACTGGCGGTTAGTGGTTTTTTTGAGTTACTTCAGCTCCACACTGTGGGCGTGGCCCAACTTCAGTTTCGCACTTGCTTCACTCTGTAAGCGTAGCGGAGTTGCTTCAGCTTTTCGACCCCAGGTCTGTCAGCTCTGCGAGTTACTTCAGTTTCGCACTGATAGTGCTTCACTCTGTAAGCGTAGCTTTCACAGTATAAATATTCCTGGCGGCCATTACGGTTTCTGTTGAGGTAATGGGCCTGATATCTTCAAGCTCCCAAGAATAATAGCCCGGAACCCATTTGGTCGCACAAGCTGCCAACATATCGCCCGCCATGAATGGTCTAACGTTTTTGATTTTAACGAGCGCTACGGGCTTGCCGTGAGGATCTGTGATGCCGTCTTCACGTAAGTAGTGATAATTCTCAACGATCAAGAGGTCGCCTTTAAAGCCTTCTGGAGGTTTCCAGGAACGGACTTCGATGGTTTTGGAGCCGTCTGCGATGCGGGTGCCATTTGGGTAAACTATAGACAAAGCATTGTAGGT
The nucleotide sequence above comes from Bdellovibrio svalbardensis. Encoded proteins:
- a CDS encoding ASCH domain-containing protein, yielding MATSTTYNALSIVYPNGTRIADGSKTIEVRSWKPPEGFKGDLLIVENYHYLREDGITDPHGKPVALVKIKNVRPFMAGDMLAACATKWVPGYYSWELEDIRPITSTETVMAARNIYTVKATLTE